Proteins from a single region of Apium graveolens cultivar Ventura chromosome 7, ASM990537v1, whole genome shotgun sequence:
- the LOC141674947 gene encoding uncharacterized protein LOC141674947, whose translation MIEYALKLDFPTMNNEAKYKALIAGLGLARAMRVKNHKICGDSRLVVAQVNGEFEAKDDTMAKYLRVVKGILTQFDEWYAEYIPREENTTADAYLNPPRLKSRTTQKVSTSSCWTDPIKTHLETGWLPDNAQEGRKLSVRALRYSLIEGLIYKWSFVIVYLKCLRHLEAEEALKEAHGGICG comes from the exons atgattgagtatgctttgaagttggacttCCCAACTATGAACAACGAAGCAAAATACAAAGCTTTAATTGCCggcttaggcttggctagagccATGAGGGTCAAAAACCATAAGATCTGTGGAGATTCAAGACTTGTAGTTGCTCAAGTCAATGGAGAGTTTGAAGCCAAGGATGATACAATGGCCAAGTACCTAAGAGTCGTGAAGGGAATACTGACTCAATTTGATGAATGGTACGCTGAATATATTCcgagagaggagaacactacGGCCGATGCCTATCTAAATCCTCCTCGTCTGAAATCGAGAACTACCCAAAAAGTATCTACTTCCAG TTGTTGGACAGATCCAATCAAAACTCACCTTGAGACTGGATGGCTCCCCGACAATGCCCAGGAGGGACGCAAGTTGTCGGTGAGAGCATTGAGATATTCGTTGATCGAAGGCCTTATATACAAATGGTCATTTGTTATTGTGTACTTGAAGTGCTTGAGACATCTTGAAGCAGAAGAGGCACTTAAGGAAGCTCATGGGGGGATTTGTGGATAG
- the LOC141672326 gene encoding type I inositol polyphosphate 5-phosphatase 5-like isoform X1 has translation MTSSAPSTTPICSSPTGVSPPTPEDWSFKSEKKKKLITFPKIFGSKRLSCENSDEELNQPNVSPSGTDSDDVLPSRKHAFAGTYRSMKDHTPRRQNSVGIEGLNLSNFDQPMTPHTITQDFRVFVATWNVGGKTPDIDLRLEEFLQVEGSSDIYVLGFQEIVPLSAGNVLVVEDNEPAAKWLALISHALNKSYHHSVSSDSGSSKSGIKDPSKSHFFQKPSLKVLSKNLRADSTLLKACNCPLESPSPHKRRPRNLTDPSSSPAPSHQSSTNDLDSVVGLSASFSQLKYCLVASKKVVGLFLSVWVRKDLAKHIGHLRVDTVNRGIMGYLGNKGCISISLSLHRTSFCFVCSHLASGEKEGDELKRNNDVSEILKTVQFPRICKNRTRRMPEKIIDHDRLIWLGDLNYRVSLSYEETSTLLEDNDWDSLLEKDQLNLEREAGRVFDGWHEGKIYFAPTYKYTHNSDSYAGETCKSKKKRRTPAWCDRILWRGSGIEQLSYIRGESRFSDHRPVCAVFAVEVEMKNNKAGKFRKGNSCTVARMDVEDGIPHRHSYYGY, from the exons ATGACATCGTCGGCACCGTCGACCACGCCTATCTGTAGCAGTCCCACCGGTGTTAGCCCTCCCACGCCGGAAGATTGGTCCTTCAAGAGTGAAAAGAAAAAGAAG TTAATTACCTTTCCGAAGATTTTTGGTTCCAAGAGGCTTTCGTGTGAAAATTCAGATGAGGAGTTGAATCAACCTAATGTTTCCCCTTCAG GAACAGATTCAGATGATGTATTGCCCTCAAGGAAGCATGCTTTTGCTGGAACCTACAGAAGCATGAAGGATCATACTCCAA GAAGACAGAATAGTGTGGGAATTGAAGGCCTTAACCTATCGAATTTCGATCAACCTATGACACCGCATACCATCACTCAAGATTTTAG GGTTTTTGTTGCAACGTGGAATGTAGGAGGAAAGACTCCGGATATTGATCTCAGGCTAGAAGAATTCTTGCAGGTGGAGGGATCGTCTGATATATATGTATTAGG ATTTCAGGAAATTGTTCCCTTGAGTGCAGGAAATGTTCTAGTAGTTGAAGATAACGAGCCAGCAGCAAAATGGCTAGCTCTTATAAGCCATGCACTTAACAAATCGTACCATCACTCGGTCTCTTCTGATTCAGGTTCATCAAAGTCTGGTATCAAGGACCCATCGAAGTCTCACTTTTTTCAAAAGCCTTCTCTCAAAGTACTTAGTAAAAATTTAAGGGCTGATAGTACCCTTCTCAAGGCCTGCAACTGCCCTCTAGAATCGCCATCACCACATAAGAGGAGGCCAAGAAATCTTACTGACCCCAGTAGTTCTCCTGCTCCAAGTCATCAATCGAGTACTAATGATTTAGATTCAGTTGTAGGATTGTCTGCTTCTTTTAGTCAATTGAAGTACTGCCTTGTAGCAAGCAAGAAAGTGGTAGGCCTATTTCTATCAGTATGGGTTAGGAAAGATTTAGCGAAACATATAGGCCATCTCAGAGTTGATACTGTAAACAGAGGAATCATGGGATATCTCGGTAACAAG GGTTGTATATCAATTAGTTTGTCATTGCACCGTACAAGCTTTTGCTTTGTTTGTAGTCACTTAGCTTCTGGTGAGAAGGAGGGAGATGAATTGAAGAGAAACAATGATGTATCAGAAATCCTAAAGACCGTACAATTTCCAAGAATTTGCAAGAACAGAACTCGTCGAATGCCAGAAAAAATAATTGATCATGA TCGATTAATTTGGCTTGGAGACTTGAATTACCGCGTCTCTTTGAGCTATGAGGAAACGTCGACTCTATTGGAGGATAATGACTGGGATTCCCTCTTAGAAAAAGATCAG TTAAACCTTGAAAGAGAAGCTGGAAGAGTTTTCGACGGATGGCATGAAGGCAAAATCTATTTTGCCCCCACGTACAAATACACACACAACTCAGATTCCTATGCTGGAGAGACCTGCAAATCGAAGAAAAAAAGGCGGACGCCTGCATG GTGTGACAGAATTCTATGGAGGGGAAGCGGAATTGAGCAATTGTCTTACATACGTGGAGAATCAAGATTCTCGGATCACAGGCCAGTTTGTGCAGTATTTGCAGTAGAAGTGGAGATGAAAAACAATAAAGCTGGGAAGTTTAGAAAGGGTAATTCATGTACTGTTGCAAGAATGGACGTCGAAGATGGCATACCTCACAGGCACAGCTATTACGGATATTGA
- the LOC141674948 gene encoding uncharacterized protein LOC141674948 — protein MAQRWYNRLPLNSTGSFKDLRHVDIKQFISGRVHEKSLDFLMGIVQGEKESLKDYLNRFTKEALKVPDLEDKVVMISLQQGTRDEFFKISLARRLLESMLQLQDMAGKYIKVE, from the coding sequence atggctcaaagatggtacaacCGTCTACCCCTAAACTCGACTGGATCTTTCAAGGATTTGAGGCATGTTGACATCAAGCAGTTTATTAGTGGCAGGGTACACGAGAAGAGTTTGGATTTTCTCATGGGCATAGTCCAAGGAGAAAAGGAGTCCCTTAAAGACTACCTGAACCGATTCACGAAGGAGGCCCtgaaagtcccagatcttgagGACAAGGTAGTTATGATATCCCTACAACAAGGGACTAgagatgagttcttcaagatatCACTGGCCAGGCGCCTTCTTGAAAGCATGCTGCAACTCCAAGATATGGCCGGAAAGTATATTAAGGTGGAGTAG
- the LOC141674946 gene encoding uncharacterized protein LOC141674946: MLADAKAYVKKCDKCHRHAPIVRQPPGRLTSINTPILFAIWGMDILGPFPVASGQRKFIVVAIDYCTKWIEAKALAKITTKKITQFFWENVICRFEFREYCDNNSIELCFTSVAHPQTNGQAEVANRIILNGLKKRVERARNTWVDELLLILWAYRTPCKVIIKATLFMLAYRAEVVVPIEITHRSPRIEAYEPETNEEGMRLALDLIEGALPLEPEPPRLELD; encoded by the exons ATGTTAGCCGATGCAAAGGCTTATGTAAAGAAATGCGACAAATGCCACAGGCATGCTCCGATAGTTCGACAGCCCCCAGGGAGGCTTACATCCATAAACACACCGATCCTTTTTGCaatatggggaatggatatacttggtcCATTTCCCGTGGCATCAGGACAGAGGAAGTTCATTGTGGTAGCCATAGACTACTGCacaaagtggattgaggctaaagcactagccaagataaccaccaagaaAATTACCCAGTTCTTCTGGGAAAATGTGATATGCCGGTTTG AGTTCAGAGAATATTGTGACAATAACAGCATAGAGCTTTGCTTCACCTCGGTTGCACACCCACAAACAAACGGGCAGGCGGAAGTTGCTAACAGAATTATCCTTAATGGACTTAAGAAAAGGGTCGAACGCGCGAGGAACACTTGGGTGGATGAGTTGCTGCTTATACTATGGGCATATCGTACCCCCTGCAAAGTGATAATTAAAGCTACCCTATTCATGCTGGCTTACAGGGCCGAGGTTGTGGTGCCTATAGAAATCACCCATAGATCGCCTAGGATCGAAGCTTATGAGCCAGAAACCAatgaagaaggcatgaggctcgcTCTTGATCTCATTGAAGGAGCCTTACCCTTGGAACCAGAACCCCCGCGGCTTGAACTAGATTGA
- the LOC141672326 gene encoding type I inositol polyphosphate 5-phosphatase 5-like isoform X2 — protein MTSSAPSTTPICSSPTGVSPPTPEDWSFKSEKKKKLITFPKIFGSKRLSCENSDEELNQPNVSPSDSDDVLPSRKHAFAGTYRSMKDHTPRRQNSVGIEGLNLSNFDQPMTPHTITQDFRVFVATWNVGGKTPDIDLRLEEFLQVEGSSDIYVLGFQEIVPLSAGNVLVVEDNEPAAKWLALISHALNKSYHHSVSSDSGSSKSGIKDPSKSHFFQKPSLKVLSKNLRADSTLLKACNCPLESPSPHKRRPRNLTDPSSSPAPSHQSSTNDLDSVVGLSASFSQLKYCLVASKKVVGLFLSVWVRKDLAKHIGHLRVDTVNRGIMGYLGNKGCISISLSLHRTSFCFVCSHLASGEKEGDELKRNNDVSEILKTVQFPRICKNRTRRMPEKIIDHDRLIWLGDLNYRVSLSYEETSTLLEDNDWDSLLEKDQLNLEREAGRVFDGWHEGKIYFAPTYKYTHNSDSYAGETCKSKKKRRTPAWCDRILWRGSGIEQLSYIRGESRFSDHRPVCAVFAVEVEMKNNKAGKFRKGNSCTVARMDVEDGIPHRHSYYGY, from the exons ATGACATCGTCGGCACCGTCGACCACGCCTATCTGTAGCAGTCCCACCGGTGTTAGCCCTCCCACGCCGGAAGATTGGTCCTTCAAGAGTGAAAAGAAAAAGAAG TTAATTACCTTTCCGAAGATTTTTGGTTCCAAGAGGCTTTCGTGTGAAAATTCAGATGAGGAGTTGAATCAACCTAATGTTTCCCCTTCAG ATTCAGATGATGTATTGCCCTCAAGGAAGCATGCTTTTGCTGGAACCTACAGAAGCATGAAGGATCATACTCCAA GAAGACAGAATAGTGTGGGAATTGAAGGCCTTAACCTATCGAATTTCGATCAACCTATGACACCGCATACCATCACTCAAGATTTTAG GGTTTTTGTTGCAACGTGGAATGTAGGAGGAAAGACTCCGGATATTGATCTCAGGCTAGAAGAATTCTTGCAGGTGGAGGGATCGTCTGATATATATGTATTAGG ATTTCAGGAAATTGTTCCCTTGAGTGCAGGAAATGTTCTAGTAGTTGAAGATAACGAGCCAGCAGCAAAATGGCTAGCTCTTATAAGCCATGCACTTAACAAATCGTACCATCACTCGGTCTCTTCTGATTCAGGTTCATCAAAGTCTGGTATCAAGGACCCATCGAAGTCTCACTTTTTTCAAAAGCCTTCTCTCAAAGTACTTAGTAAAAATTTAAGGGCTGATAGTACCCTTCTCAAGGCCTGCAACTGCCCTCTAGAATCGCCATCACCACATAAGAGGAGGCCAAGAAATCTTACTGACCCCAGTAGTTCTCCTGCTCCAAGTCATCAATCGAGTACTAATGATTTAGATTCAGTTGTAGGATTGTCTGCTTCTTTTAGTCAATTGAAGTACTGCCTTGTAGCAAGCAAGAAAGTGGTAGGCCTATTTCTATCAGTATGGGTTAGGAAAGATTTAGCGAAACATATAGGCCATCTCAGAGTTGATACTGTAAACAGAGGAATCATGGGATATCTCGGTAACAAG GGTTGTATATCAATTAGTTTGTCATTGCACCGTACAAGCTTTTGCTTTGTTTGTAGTCACTTAGCTTCTGGTGAGAAGGAGGGAGATGAATTGAAGAGAAACAATGATGTATCAGAAATCCTAAAGACCGTACAATTTCCAAGAATTTGCAAGAACAGAACTCGTCGAATGCCAGAAAAAATAATTGATCATGA TCGATTAATTTGGCTTGGAGACTTGAATTACCGCGTCTCTTTGAGCTATGAGGAAACGTCGACTCTATTGGAGGATAATGACTGGGATTCCCTCTTAGAAAAAGATCAG TTAAACCTTGAAAGAGAAGCTGGAAGAGTTTTCGACGGATGGCATGAAGGCAAAATCTATTTTGCCCCCACGTACAAATACACACACAACTCAGATTCCTATGCTGGAGAGACCTGCAAATCGAAGAAAAAAAGGCGGACGCCTGCATG GTGTGACAGAATTCTATGGAGGGGAAGCGGAATTGAGCAATTGTCTTACATACGTGGAGAATCAAGATTCTCGGATCACAGGCCAGTTTGTGCAGTATTTGCAGTAGAAGTGGAGATGAAAAACAATAAAGCTGGGAAGTTTAGAAAGGGTAATTCATGTACTGTTGCAAGAATGGACGTCGAAGATGGCATACCTCACAGGCACAGCTATTACGGATATTGA